Proteins encoded in a region of the Halosimplex halophilum genome:
- a CDS encoding DUF5820 family protein — protein sequence MAFEGLADDWVVWSDESEKAVLAYRPDVFDGGAFPAPCLPTIYLTKGRRSRHPGTRTRPSDPWVVTLYLEPEVNRSPEEYDTRAAAEAGAVELAERFADGGIDYRDLYQVPREGYFGKLDELTGRGD from the coding sequence ATGGCATTCGAGGGGCTGGCCGACGACTGGGTGGTCTGGTCGGACGAGTCCGAGAAGGCCGTGCTGGCCTACCGGCCGGACGTGTTCGACGGCGGGGCGTTCCCCGCGCCGTGTCTGCCCACCATCTACCTCACGAAGGGCCGCCGCAGTCGCCATCCCGGCACCCGGACCCGGCCGAGCGACCCCTGGGTCGTCACGCTCTACCTCGAACCGGAGGTGAACCGCTCGCCCGAGGAGTACGACACCCGCGCGGCCGCCGAGGCCGGGGCGGTCGAGCTGGCCGAGCGGTTCGCCGACGGCGGGATCGACTACCGCGACCTCTACCAGGTGCCCCGGGAGGGGTACTTCGGAAAGCTCGACGAGCTGACCGGCCGCGGGGACTGA